In the Parus major isolate Abel chromosome 4A, Parus_major1.1, whole genome shotgun sequence genome, one interval contains:
- the SLC25A14 gene encoding brain mitochondrial carrier protein 1, translating to MSALNWKPFVYGGLASIVAEFGTFPVDLTKTRLQVQGQSSDARFREVRYRGMFHALFRICREEGGRALYSGIAPALLRQASYGTIKIGIYQSLKRLFVDRMEDETLLLNVICGVVSGVISSALANPTDVLKIRMQAQGSLFQGGMIGSFIDIYQQEGTRGLWRGVVPTAQRAAIVVGVELPVYDITKKHLILSGLMGDTIFAHFVSSFTCGLAGAIASNPVDVVRTRMMNQRAIVGSTELYKGTLDGLVKTWKSEGFFALYKGFWPNWLRLGPWNIIFFITYEQLKRLPF from the exons ATGTCCGCGCTCAACTGGAAACCCTTCGTGTATGGCGGGCTCGCCTCCATCGTGGCCGAGTTCG GCACGTTCCCCGTGGACCTCACCAAGACGCGGCTGCAGgtgcaggggcagagcagcGACGCGCGGTTCCGCGAGGTCCGGTACCGGGGCATGTTCCACGCGCTCTTCCGCATCTGCCGCGAGGAGGGCGGACGGGCCCTGTACTCGGG GATCGCCCCGGCGCTGCTGAGACAGGCGTCCTACGGCACCATCAAGATCGGCATCTACCAGAGCCTGAAGCGGCTCTTCGTGGATCGCATGGAAG ATGAAACGTTGCTCCTCAATGTGATCTGTGGGGTGGTCTCGGGGGTCATCTCCTCTGCGCTGGCCAATCCCACAGACGTGCTGAAG aTCCGAATGCAGGCTCAGGGCAGCTTGTTCCAGGGGGGGATGATCGGCAGCTTCATTGACATCTACCAGCAGGAAGGTACCCGCGGCCTCTGGAGG GGAGTTGTCCCCACGGCCCAGCGAGCGGCCATCGTGGTGGGAGTGGAGCTGCCGGTCTACGACATCACCAAGAAACATCTGATCCTGTCAGGCCTGATGGGGGACACCATCTTTGCCCACTTCGT TTCCAGCTTCACGTGTGGGCTGGCGGGGGCCATCGCCTCCAACCCCGTGGACGTGGTGCGGACGCGGATGATGAACCAGCGCGCCATCGTGGGCAGCACCGAGCTCTACAAGGGCACCCTGGACGGCCTCGTCAAG ACGTGGAAGAGCGAGGGCTTCTTTGCACTCTACAAAGGCTTCTGGCCCAACTGGCTGCGTCTGGGTCCCTGGAACATCATT TTTTTTATCACATACGAGCAGTTGAAGCGCCTCCCCTTCTGA
- the GPR119 gene encoding glucose-dependent insulinotropic receptor — MAEDAVGDTPSQWCVSQKVATASWALGAILAVLASLIIAANVLVAIVLLCHIQKSGSKGLCFVLNLAFADAMVGFTVMGLAMDELSQPFHPSQNFCILRMAFVTSSSAASILSLILVACDRHLAIRKPFHYFQLVTGLRVGVCLVGLWLVAATVGFLPVFVPRFQRVNNHWKCSFFNVFQPSYMLTMFCFGFFPALFLFLYLYCDMLKIAAVHVQHIQEVEQAGLGGGCPPPRATSDMKAMRTVALLIGCFTLSWLPFFITGVVQMVCSECFPYKVIENFFWLLGLGNSLLNPLLYSYWQRDVQLQLSQLAAGVKRRLLLHLGSGRCFPGRDTKALPAVSCRELQD, encoded by the coding sequence ATGGCTGAGGATGCTGTTGGGGACACACCGTCCCAGTGGTGTGTCTCCCAGAAGGTGGCCACGGccagctgggcactgggagccatcctggctgtgctggcctcGCTCATCATCGCTGCCAACGTGCTGGTGGCCATCGTCCTGCTCTGCCACATCCAGAAGAGCGGCTCCAAGGGGCTCTGCTTCGTCCTCAACCTTGCCTTTGCGGATGCCATGGTTGGCTTCACGGTCATGGGCCTGGCCATGGATGAGCTTTCCCAGCCCTTTCATCCTTCCCAGAACTTTTGCATCCTGAGAATGGCTTTTGTgacctcttcctctgctgcctccatcCTGTCCCTGATCCTGGTGGCCTGTGACAGGCACCTGGCCATCCGGAAGCCTTTCCACTATTTCCAGCTGGTGACGGGCCTGCGGGTCGGGGTGTGCCTGGTGGGGCTCTGGCTGGTGGCCGCCACCGTCGGCTTCCTCCCGGTCTTCGTCCCGCGCTTCCAGAGGGTCAACAACCATTGGAAATGCTCCTTCTTCAACGTCTTCCAGCCTTCCTACATGCTCACCATGTTCTGCTTCGGCTTCTTCCCCGcgctcttcctcttcctctacCTCTACTGCGACATGCTGAAAATCGCCGCGGTGCACGTGCAGCACATCCAGGAggtggagcaggcagggctggggggcgGCTGTCCCCCACCCCGTGCCACCAGTGACATGAAGGCCATGCGCACGGTGGCCTTGCTCATCGGCTGCTTCAccctctcctggctgccctTCTTCATCACCGGCGTGGTGCAGATGGTCTGCTCCGAGTGCTTCCCCTACAAAGTCATCGAGAACTTCttctggctgctggggctgggcaacTCCCTGCTGAACCCGCTGCTCTACTCCTACTGGCAGAGGGAcgtgcagctccagctgtcccagctggctgcaggggTGAAGAGGAGGCTCCTGCTCCACCTGGGCAGCGGCCGCTGTTTCCCTGGCAGGGACACCAAGGCTCTTCCTGCCGTGTCCTGCCGGGAGCTCCAGGACTGA